The proteins below are encoded in one region of Scylla paramamosain isolate STU-SP2022 chromosome 8, ASM3559412v1, whole genome shotgun sequence:
- the LOC135103102 gene encoding uncharacterized protein LOC135103102: protein MNMANAVLTSFPAILRNSDLEEHELQLQWKLRIQRKFQNSRKRQDSSVTEVTSRKKKIPCIAPKETTCPLMYGVKAYLPPRPHSEDDESLERHRQWLALHWMKKDPELDKAECLMQLTLSERCKKIINGNILVTEILNLYPWIQTFDGIIKEFLRLEPQADEPDPRVAVLKGQEKYRLAIIAILKKRKGVPLYMETLLELYDHDESQYACLVILGLLHLLGERKDSIFTKVPEELRTGQSSVYLMVHL from the exons atgaatatggcaaatgctgttttgacatcatttcctgccatcctgagaaacagtgatctcgaggagcatgaattgcagctgcaatggaaattgcgcatccagcgcaagtttcagaattcaagaaagaggcaggattcctcagtgactgaggtgacgtcaaggaaaaagaagatcccttgcatagcgccaaaagagactacgtgtccactgatgtatggagtaaaggcttaccttccaccaaggccccattcagaagatgatgagtcattagagagacatagacagtggcttgctctacattggatgaagaaagatcccgagttagataag gctgaatgcctcatgcagttgacactctctgagagatgcaaaaaaataatcaatgggaacattcttgtaacagaaatcctgaacttgtacccatggattcagacttttgatggt ataatcaaggagttcctgagattagaaccacaagcggatgaaccagacccaagagtagcagttttgaaagggcaggagaaatataggctcgcaataattgccattctcaaaaaaagaaaaggagttcctctgtatatggaaaccttacttgaactctatgaccacgatgaaagtcaat atgcttgcttagttatattggggttacttcacctgcttggagaaaggaaagactccatttttactaag gtaccagaagaactaagaacagggcagtctagtgtgtatttgatggtgcacctgtag